The following coding sequences are from one Triticum dicoccoides isolate Atlit2015 ecotype Zavitan chromosome 4A, WEW_v2.0, whole genome shotgun sequence window:
- the LOC119286870 gene encoding UV-B-induced protein At3g17800, chloroplastic-like encodes MEAAAAAAVALRSPAAAPSRRAAAASSLPFERSRSFALGSIKGLGRRQLTSRRLRSVVRASSSSPSESLPSSSPIAPLQMESPVGQFLSQILVTHPHLLPAAAEQQLEQLQTVQHSAEKKDAQAPPAAGDIVLYRRIAEVKEKERKRTMEEILYALVVQKFVEAGVSLVPALSHSIDTSSGRVDQWAEHVEGKLERLHSHEAYEMIENHLNLILGQRQADGTVAAISKLRVGQVYAASVMYGYFLKRVDKRFQLEKSMKSLPWGSEDDALNQVMTTDSRPSDQTYSSHPEVESWTSPDLSAGGLGQSVKPSRLRSYVMSFDSDTLQTYATIRSKVAFGIIEKHTEALFGKPEIVITPEGTVDSSKDEYVRISFSGLRRLILEAVTFGSFLWDVESYVDSRYHFVTN; translated from the exons ATGGaggccgcagcagcagcagccgtgGCTCTCAGgtcgcccgccgccgcgccctcgCGCCGGGCCGCCGCCGCCAGCTCGCTCCCCTTCGAGCGGAGCCGCAGCTTCGCCCTCGGCTCCATCAAG ggcctcgggcggcggcagcTCACTTCCAGGAGGCTACGCAGCGTGGTCAGGGCATCCTCCTCGTCCCCGTCGGAGTCTCTGCCATCTTCTTCGCCGATCGCCCCGCTGCAAATGGAGTCGCCGGTAGGGCAGTTCCTCTCGCAGATTTTGGTCACGCACCCGCACCTGCTCCCGGCCGCCGCCGAGCAGCAGCTCGAGCAGCTCCAGACCGTCCAACACTCTGCAGAAAAGAAGGACGCGCAGGCACCGCCGGCAGCCGGCGATATCGTGCTGTACAG GCGAATTGCCGAGGTTAAGGAGAAGGAAAGGAAAAGGACCATGGAGGAGATACTGTACGCGCTGGTTGTTCAGAAGTTTGTTGAAGCTGGCGTCTCTTTGGTCCCAGCTCTCTCTCACTCCATCGATACCTCTTCTGGTAGAGTTGATCAGTGGGCAGAGCATGTGGAAGGGAAGCTTGAGCGTTTGCACTCACATGAAGCATATGAAATGATCGAGAACCACTTGAATCTCATATTGGGGCAGCGGCAAGCCGATGGCACTGTCGCGGCCATAAGTAAGCTCCGAGTTGGCCAGGTCTATGCCGCATCAGTAATGTATGGCTACTTCCTCAAGAGAGTTGACAAGAGGTTTCAGCTGGAGAAGTCGATGAAGAGCCTCCCTTGGGGATCAGAAGACGATGCGCTCAATCAAGTTATGACGACCGACTCACGGCCCTCGGATCAGACTTACAGTTCCCATCCAGAGGTGGAGTCGTGGACTTCCCCAGACCTCAGCGCAGGAGGTCTCGGCCAGTCTGTCAAGCCTTCCCGTCTTCGATCGTACGTCATGTCATTTGATTCAGACACGTTGCAAACTTACGCGACAATTCGGTCGAAGGTGGCGTTTGGCATCATCGAGAAGCACACGGAGGCGCTATTCGGGAAGCCGGAGATCGTGATCACCCCGGAAGGAACAGTCGATTCTTCCAAGGATGAGTATGTCAGGATAAGCTTCTCCGGGTTGAGAAGGCTCATCTTAGAGGCTGTCACTTTCGGATCCTTCCTCTGGGACGTTGAGAGCTATGTGGACTCCAGGTACCATTTTGTCACCAACTAA